In the Arthrobacter sp. 31Y genome, one interval contains:
- a CDS encoding ABC transporter permease, which produces MTTAAPPLRAHSPEVSAARARRWGAFFYAEQVLRVMRNYGWSVVLYSVGQPVAYLFAMGVGLASLVDANSEAAFGGVSYLEFVAPALLVSAAVMTASGEFSYPIMDGFKWRRVFYGPHASPLIPQQIASGHIMASTVRFLLQSVVYFVVVAMFGASPSPWGWVSAIVATVAALSFGLPLMAYAASITQDKGQFALVQRFIVMPLFLFSGTFFPLDSLPIAVRWIGWISPVWHGTELGRVFTYGMDKDPLLTITHVVFLLATATVGWVLVRRQFVKRMGS; this is translated from the coding sequence ATCACGACGGCGGCGCCACCGTTGCGGGCCCACTCGCCTGAGGTTTCGGCTGCCCGGGCGCGACGTTGGGGTGCCTTCTTCTACGCGGAGCAAGTACTTCGTGTCATGCGCAACTACGGCTGGTCCGTGGTCCTGTACAGCGTGGGACAGCCGGTGGCGTACCTGTTCGCCATGGGAGTGGGGCTGGCCAGCCTGGTGGATGCCAATAGTGAGGCTGCTTTCGGGGGCGTCAGCTACCTGGAATTCGTGGCTCCGGCATTGCTGGTGTCCGCGGCTGTGATGACGGCGTCTGGAGAGTTTTCCTACCCCATCATGGACGGCTTCAAGTGGCGCAGGGTGTTCTACGGCCCGCATGCTTCTCCGTTGATTCCGCAGCAGATCGCCAGCGGCCACATCATGGCCAGCACGGTGCGGTTCCTGTTGCAGTCGGTGGTCTACTTCGTGGTGGTTGCCATGTTTGGTGCTTCACCGAGCCCGTGGGGATGGGTGTCCGCAATCGTCGCTACGGTGGCAGCGCTGAGCTTTGGTTTGCCACTGATGGCCTATGCCGCAAGCATCACCCAGGACAAGGGGCAGTTTGCCTTGGTTCAGCGGTTCATTGTGATGCCGCTATTCCTGTTCTCGGGGACGTTCTTTCCGCTGGATTCGCTGCCGATTGCGGTCCGTTGGATCGGTTGGATTTCTCCGGTGTGGCACGGAACTGAGCTGGGCAGGGTCTTCACCTACGGCATGGATAAAGACCCGTTGCTGACCATCACGCACGTAGTGTTCCTGCTGGCGACGGCAACTGTGGGCTGGGTGCTTGTCCGGCGCCAGTTCGTGAAAAGGATGGGCTCATGA
- the trpS gene encoding tryptophan--tRNA ligase, with product MTSSTTTETGTAAAATEPKPVTSTKLAVGAKHRVLSGMQPSADSLHLGNYLGALVNWVRMQDEYDAVYFIPDLHAITVPQDPAELARRTRVTAAQYIAGGVDVDKCTLFVQSQVPEHAQLAWVLNCITGMGEASRMTQFKDKAQKQGSDHASVGLFTYPILQAADILLYQPHGVPVGEDQRQHVELSRDLANRFNSRFGETFQVPEAFIQKESAKIYDLQNPTAKMSKSAESPAGLINLLDDPKTVAKRIKSAVTDTETEIRYDRENKPGVSNLLTIYSAISGTPVEKIVADYQGKMYGHLKVDLAELVSSHLAPIRERANELLADPAELDRLLALGADKAREIASATLADVYSKVGFLPYRGDSARGEQGVR from the coding sequence ATGACTAGTTCCACCACGACTGAAACCGGCACAGCCGCCGCTGCGACTGAACCGAAGCCCGTGACGTCCACCAAGTTGGCAGTTGGTGCCAAGCACCGTGTCCTCTCCGGAATGCAGCCGTCCGCCGATTCCCTGCACCTGGGCAACTACCTGGGAGCTTTGGTCAACTGGGTCCGGATGCAGGATGAGTACGACGCCGTCTACTTCATCCCGGACCTGCACGCGATCACCGTCCCGCAGGATCCGGCGGAACTCGCACGCCGCACACGTGTCACAGCAGCCCAGTACATTGCCGGTGGCGTGGACGTGGACAAGTGCACGTTGTTCGTCCAGTCTCAGGTTCCGGAGCACGCCCAGCTGGCGTGGGTACTCAACTGCATCACGGGCATGGGCGAAGCCAGCCGGATGACCCAGTTCAAGGACAAGGCGCAGAAGCAGGGTTCGGACCACGCAAGCGTCGGCTTGTTCACCTACCCCATCCTGCAGGCCGCGGACATCCTCCTGTACCAGCCGCACGGTGTACCGGTGGGCGAGGACCAGCGCCAGCACGTGGAACTCAGCCGGGACCTCGCCAACCGCTTCAACAGCCGGTTCGGGGAGACCTTCCAAGTGCCCGAGGCCTTCATCCAGAAGGAATCGGCAAAGATCTATGATCTCCAGAACCCCACGGCCAAGATGTCCAAGTCGGCCGAGTCGCCTGCCGGCTTGATTAACCTCCTGGACGATCCCAAGACGGTAGCCAAGCGCATCAAATCGGCAGTCACGGATACCGAAACCGAGATTCGCTACGACCGCGAGAACAAGCCGGGCGTCTCCAACCTGCTGACCATCTACTCCGCCATCAGCGGCACGCCCGTGGAGAAGATCGTGGCCGACTACCAGGGCAAGATGTACGGGCACCTCAAGGTTGACCTGGCGGAGCTGGTCTCCAGCCACCTGGCTCCTATTCGGGAACGCGCCAACGAACTTCTGGCTGATCCGGCGGAACTGGACCGGCTCTTGGCGCTCGGAGCGGATAAGGCCCGCGAGATTGCCTCTGCCACCCTGGCTGATGTCTACTCCAAGGTTGGGTTCCTGCCCTACCGCGGGGATTCCGCACGCGGCGAGCAGGGAGTCCGCTAA
- a CDS encoding exodeoxyribonuclease III, which produces MSTALKKDFLRIASVNVNGLRAAYKNGMAEWLEPREVDILCLQEVRAPDDIVRKLIGEGWYILHSEAEAKGRAGVAIASRQEPTATRVGIGDDYFDTSGRWVEADFSLKDAAGEPATLSVVSAYVHSGEVGTPKQDDKFRFLDAMSVRLPELAKHSDHALVVGDLNVGHTELDIKNWKGNVKRAGFLPEERAYFDRFLGEEIGWRDVHRGLAGNVAGPYTWWSQRGKAFDTDTGWRIDYHLATPGLAAAAFSAVVDRAASWDTRFSDHAPLVVDYRL; this is translated from the coding sequence GTGAGTACGGCATTGAAGAAGGACTTCCTTCGCATCGCATCAGTAAACGTCAATGGCCTGCGGGCTGCCTACAAGAACGGCATGGCGGAGTGGCTGGAGCCTCGCGAGGTAGACATTCTCTGCTTGCAGGAAGTCCGGGCCCCTGACGACATCGTCAGGAAGCTGATCGGCGAGGGATGGTACATCCTTCACTCCGAGGCCGAAGCCAAGGGCCGCGCCGGCGTAGCCATCGCGTCCCGCCAGGAGCCGACTGCCACCCGCGTGGGAATTGGCGACGATTACTTCGATACTTCCGGCCGTTGGGTTGAAGCGGACTTTTCCCTCAAGGATGCTGCAGGCGAACCTGCCACCCTCTCCGTGGTCAGTGCCTACGTGCACTCCGGAGAAGTGGGAACCCCCAAGCAGGACGACAAATTCCGGTTCCTGGACGCCATGAGTGTCCGGCTGCCGGAGCTTGCCAAGCACAGCGACCATGCCCTGGTAGTTGGCGACCTCAACGTCGGACACACCGAACTCGACATCAAGAACTGGAAGGGCAACGTCAAGCGTGCCGGCTTCCTCCCGGAGGAGCGGGCGTACTTTGACCGCTTCCTCGGCGAAGAAATCGGATGGAGGGATGTCCACAGGGGCCTGGCAGGAAATGTCGCCGGCCCCTACACCTGGTGGTCCCAGCGCGGTAAGGCCTTTGACACTGACACTGGCTGGCGCATCGACTACCACCTGGCCACTCCGGGTCTCGCAGCAGCCGCTTTCTCGGCTGTGGTGGACCGGGCGGCTTCGTGGGACACCCGCTTCTCCGACCACGCACCGCTGGTAGTCGACTACCGGCTCTAA
- a CDS encoding ABC transporter permease: MSVLTGGHSATDLARERKFGSLYSRNAKAVVGRGLMAAKSSTWLVMVSGFFEPVLFLLAMGVGMGSIVGTVQGPGGEEISYAAYIAPALLAVSAMNGAIYDSTWNVFFKMNFAKLYQGMLYTSLGPLDVAIGEIFLALLRGLLYATGFTAVMGVMGLLTSWWAILVIPASVLIAFGFASFGMGITSFMKTFQQMDWINFFLLPMFLFSATFYPLSVYPQVIQWFIQAMPLWHGVELLRQISVGSFSPATAIHVGYYLVMIGLGIMLTTGRLRQLFLK, translated from the coding sequence ATGAGTGTCCTGACGGGTGGCCACAGCGCCACGGATCTTGCCCGGGAGCGGAAGTTCGGGTCGCTGTACTCCCGCAATGCGAAGGCTGTGGTGGGCCGTGGGCTGATGGCAGCCAAGAGCAGTACGTGGCTGGTGATGGTGTCCGGGTTCTTCGAGCCCGTCCTGTTCCTGCTGGCCATGGGCGTGGGTATGGGCTCTATTGTGGGGACGGTGCAAGGTCCGGGCGGCGAGGAAATCAGCTACGCGGCCTACATTGCTCCCGCCCTGTTGGCGGTCTCTGCAATGAACGGGGCCATTTACGACTCCACGTGGAATGTCTTCTTCAAGATGAACTTCGCCAAGTTGTACCAGGGGATGCTCTATACGTCCCTGGGCCCGCTGGACGTAGCCATCGGCGAGATTTTCCTGGCCCTCTTGCGCGGACTGCTCTACGCCACCGGATTCACGGCCGTCATGGGGGTGATGGGGCTGCTCACCAGTTGGTGGGCCATCCTGGTCATTCCCGCCTCGGTACTGATCGCCTTCGGTTTCGCGAGCTTCGGGATGGGTATCACCAGCTTCATGAAGACCTTCCAGCAGATGGACTGGATCAACTTCTTCCTGCTGCCCATGTTCCTGTTTAGTGCCACGTTCTACCCGCTCAGCGTCTACCCGCAGGTCATTCAGTGGTTCATCCAGGCCATGCCCCTGTGGCACGGGGTAGAACTCCTGCGCCAGATCAGTGTGGGTTCGTTCAGTCCGGCAACTGCCATCCATGTGGGCTACTACCTGGTGATGATCGGCCTCGGCATCATGCTGACCACCGGAAGGCTGCGCCAGCTGTTCCTCAAATAA